The following is a genomic window from Acidimicrobium ferrooxidans DSM 10331.
GGATGCTCACCGACGAGGCTCGCGGCGATGGCGATCACCATGCCGACCGCGGCCGTGAGGTTGCCGCGTCGAGCGGAGCGGGGTGAGGCGAGGCCCCGCAGACCGAGGATGAAGAGCGACGCTGCGACGAGGTAGGCGATGTCGACGGCGACCTGGCGAGCGGCGAGGGCCGCGAGGATCACTGCTGGCTCCTTCGCCCCTTGAACATCTCGAGCATGCGGTCGGTGACGACGAAGCCCCCGACCACGTTGATGGTGGCGAGCACCACCGCGAGGACACCGAGTGTGACCTCGAGCGCCCCGTGCGCACCGAAGAGAATGCCGAGCGCTCCGGCCAGGATGATGCCGTGGATCGCGTTCGATCCCGACATCAGCGGGGTGTGCAGGATCGTCGGCACGCGCGAGATGACCTCGAACCCGATGAAGGCACCGAGCACGAGCACCGTCAGGTCGTTCAGCTCACCAGCGGTCATCAACCCCCCGATCGTCGATCCCACTCAGCCTAGGCGGGGCGCGACCAGCGGATCTCGCCGCCGTCGACGACCAGCGTCGCGCGAACCAGCTCGTCGTCGAGGTGGAGCTCGCCGTCCGTCACCATGAGCTCGACGAGGTTCGCGAGGTTGCGGGCAAAGGTCTGGCTCGCGTGCGTCGGGAGCTCGGCGGCGAGGTTCGACGCGCCGACGATGCGTACCCCGTTCGTCTCGACGATCTCGCCGGGACGCGACCCCTCGACGTTGCCACCGGTGTCGGCGGCGAGATCCACGACGACCGCGCCGGGCCGCATCGCCTCGACCATCGCGCCGCTCACGAGCCTCGGCGCCTGGCGGAACGGGATCTGGGCGGTCGTCACGACGAGGTCGGCCTCGGCGACGCGCTCGGCGAGCAGCGCCCGCTGTCGCTCGAGGTACTCCTCGCTCTGGGCGGCTGCGTACCCGCCTTCGCCCTCGGCCGCATCGAGCGGCACCTCGAGGAAGCGAGCGCCGAGGCTCTCCACCTCCTCTCTCGCCGCCCGACGGACGTCGAAGGCCTCGACGCGCGCACCGAGCCGCCGCGCCGTGGCGATGGCCTGCAGACCGGCCACCCCGGCGCCGAGCACGAGCACCTGCGCGGGCGTGAGCGTGCCTGCGGCGGTCATCTGGAGCGGCATGATGCGCCCGAGGAGGTTCGCACCCACCAGCACCGCCTTGTAACCCGCGAGCGAGGCCTGCGAGGAGAGCACGTCCATCGACTGCGCGCGACTCGTGCGTGGGAGGAGCTCGAGCGCGATGGCGCCGAGTCCGCGCTTGGCGACGGCCTCGAGGATCGCATCGTCTGTCGCGAGCCCGAGCAGTCCGACGACGAGACCCCCGGGGCGTACGGTGTCGAGCACCTCGCCGGGCGGCGGCCCGATGGCGAGCAGCAGGTCGGGTGCGAGCGCCGCAAGGTCGGTGAGCGTGGCCCCCTGTTCGGCATAGGCCGCATCGGAAAAGCCTGCCGCAGCGCCGGCACCGTGCTCGAGCACTACCTCGACACCGAGCCGGCTGAGGCGTCCCACCGTGTCCGGCACGATCGCCACCCTGCGCTCGTCGTGCTTGCGCTCTCTCGCCGCTGCGATGCGCATCGCCAGCCCCCTGCCTCCACCCGTCCCACGACCAACCCCAGTCCCACCAGGCTAGGGGCCACCCGAGCCAACCGCGCCGCGCCCCTTGGTGAAGTACTCGAGGCTGCGCGCGATCAGACCGAGTTCCATCGCGCGCAGCACCGCAGACGTGCGATTGGTCGCACCGACCTTGTCGAAGACGTGGGCAAGGTGCGTCTTGACCGTCGCTTCCGAGATGGCGAGCGCCTCTGCGATCTCGACGTTCGTGCGGCCTCGTGCCACGAGCTCGAGCACTTGACGTTCGCGATCGGAGAGCACGACGTCCGAACCGAGGACGCCCGCCACATCCCCGACGCCGACGAAGGCGATGCCTCCTCGCGCCACCCGGCGCACCGCGTCGTGCAGGACGGCCTCGGTGGCGTCCTTGAGCACGTAGCCACGCGCTCCCGCCTCGACCGCCGATCGCACGAGGTACGGATCCTCGTAGGCGGTCACGACCAGCGGCGCGCCCGTCCCCCGCACCGAGAGCCACGCGATGAGCCGCACCCCGTCACCGTCGGCGAGACGCAGGTCGCACAGCACCACGTCGGGTGCGACCCGATCGATGACGGCGCGTGCCTCGCTCACGCTCGCTGCCTCCCCGACGACCGCAACGTCACCGGCACGCTCGAGGGATGCGGTGAGGCCACGGCGCACGATCGGGTGGTCGTCGACCAGCACGACCCGGATCACGCGGTCCACGCAGGCTCCTCGATGGCTCGGGCCA
Proteins encoded in this region:
- a CDS encoding NAD(P) transhydrogenase subunit alpha — protein: MTAGELNDLTVLVLGAFIGFEVISRVPTILHTPLMSGSNAIHGIILAGALGILFGAHGALEVTLGVLAVVLATINVVGGFVVTDRMLEMFKGRRSQQ
- a CDS encoding NAD(P) transhydrogenase subunit alpha — translated: MRIAAARERKHDERRVAIVPDTVGRLSRLGVEVVLEHGAGAAAGFSDAAYAEQGATLTDLAALAPDLLLAIGPPPGEVLDTVRPGGLVVGLLGLATDDAILEAVAKRGLGAIALELLPRTSRAQSMDVLSSQASLAGYKAVLVGANLLGRIMPLQMTAAGTLTPAQVLVLGAGVAGLQAIATARRLGARVEAFDVRRAAREEVESLGARFLEVPLDAAEGEGGYAAAQSEEYLERQRALLAERVAEADLVVTTAQIPFRQAPRLVSGAMVEAMRPGAVVVDLAADTGGNVEGSRPGEIVETNGVRIVGASNLAAELPTHASQTFARNLANLVELMVTDGELHLDDELVRATLVVDGGEIRWSRPA
- a CDS encoding response regulator transcription factor; this encodes MDRVIRVVLVDDHPIVRRGLTASLERAGDVAVVGEAASVSEARAVIDRVAPDVVLCDLRLADGDGVRLIAWLSVRGTGAPLVVTAYEDPYLVRSAVEAGARGYVLKDATEAVLHDAVRRVARGGIAFVGVGDVAGVLGSDVVLSDRERQVLELVARGRTNVEIAEALAISEATVKTHLAHVFDKVGATNRTSAVLRAMELGLIARSLEYFTKGRGAVGSGGP